The genomic stretch gcgtccgttcgtctgttcgtttgtccgtctgtccagcttcaggttaaatttttggtcGAGGAAGTTTTTGATaacgttgaagtccaatcaacttgaaacttagtacacattttccctatgatataatctttctaattctaatgccaaattacagttttatcccattttcacggtccactgaacagaGACAATGATAGTTTAGATGAAGCATTCGTGTACTCTGACCTTGACATATGAGAAAAATTTAAGCGACagattgcgaaacaaatatttatcgcaagaaaaaataataataatcagaacataTACAATAgatctttccacagaaaagtggaaagacctaatattAATGTCCTAACTTAAGTTATTCCGTAATTCAAAATAGCgtcattttttatacaaataaggccgttagttttctcgtttgaattgttttacattgtcatatcggggccttttatagctgactatgcggtatgcgctttgctcattgttgaaggccgtacggtgacctatagttgttaatgtctgtgtcattttggtctcttgtggacagttgtctcattggcaatcataccacatcttcttttttatatcaaactaAACTTCAATACCGGTTCATGAACATATAATTCACTGTTTCAAAGTATGTACGAATAAATGTTGACGACCAATGGAAAACGTTTTATTACTAGAATAAGTGTTCTGATCAGTTATAAAACAACTAATTATTAGCCACATTGTTAAAAATATACTTTATCCTGATTTGTGCTGAAATAATCAGCATACCTTTAATTGTAAattagagcgtactggttcctggaagtttgatagtacaaaaaatGGTATTTCTGATCTCAACAACAGGACAAATATGCCCTCCTATTAAAACGTTATATTCTTCTTTAACATTTATAGGAAACTTTAAACAATGGTCCTACAGTGATTTAAGTTGTTACCAAAATTACCCAAATATTTCACCTATTGACAAAGAAACGAATATGCGTAGGAagtattttgtttaatatatgtaCCACTTTTCGACCGGGCCTACAATTAAGGTTCTGTACCATCCTATTTGATAATTTTATGCAActgatattttcttatttctaaaGAATAAAATGATtggttagtttagtttaaacatatttatttatagtggattgtgaaacaagttttgcaacttatattaaacctttccactttgcgggtgcgattGCTGCCTTGTAGTTGCATAAGCCTagtctttttcgaaatctacaagagtgtctttaagtgcaagatatatggctctcttttaacacgGGTCCGCCATTCATCGTCCCCCTCCGACGGACTATCAaagtttctcaagaccatactcgcaaatggtgtcaagggagagtcgaaaattcagttcctgaaattttcatcccgaaacGGGAATTCAACAAGGAACCTTTTGTGTTAGTAGCCGGgcgcactaaccactacaccacggctctcatgGTTGATTGCTTATGGAGTCGAGCTTTGTTCCGTTCAATTGCATACATAATGGACATTACCTTTTGGTTTAGGTGTTGGAATTggacatatatatgtatttttattttcaggaatGACTTGAATTTCCACATTGCATCTGACTGTAGCTCTACAACCCCAACTGGAATCGTCACCAAAGGTAAATTCAACTCTTTTGTCTTTTAAATTCCAAGGAAGACACCATTTTTTCTGCAAACTGTCTTTTAATATCTAAAAGAAAGTGAGACgacatttgtttaattaaaatatacaACGATGTACACAATGATTGCGTGATTTTAAAGTGATATCTGACCTCTTTTGTCGGTGAATATCACCAGCAGAGTGGTCATTGCTCCTATGCCGACATGAAAATCATTGAAATAGCTAgggtttttttatataaaattgaccCATTGGTATTTTCCATCCCTAAGTAAACtggtaaaaaataattgaataagcTTGTTTTATTGAAAACTGGTGAAACAGAAAAATCTTGAAGTGAGGTTCCCAAAATTCATAAACCCGCTGTCGTAAGAGGAATTAAACACACTGATTGATGATGCCGTTGATGTTCGTACTATTGTATAATAAACTTATGAACAAATTAAATCATATATCATCTAGAAAAAAACCTACTTGCATGACTATTTTCTTTCTGCTAATTGACAATTGCCttacaaatagatataggaagatgtggtatgaatgccaatgaggcatctcttcatccaagtaacaatttataaaagtaaaccattataggtcaatgtacggctttcaacacgaatattttattaaagaaccTTGTCATTGTTGACCTCTGAATAATTTGCTCTAGGTTTTCAGACGTACACGTAAATGTAGGTTTGTGTTTGCTACATGTACGTATATTCCACACACCAATTATTATTAATATGGTCATCTACAATTACATTCAAATGTTAAGCAATgtcttaattatatataaatctcATACCAATACAGAGTTGTTGTCAATTTTCACTTTGGCATTGCATACATTTGTTCCCCAAACAAACATGTACTGGTgtgttttaaaacatatttgagCGGAATCCTTGACATCAAAAGCTATAGAACGACATGGTGGACACCGTCCATAAGTGATATAGTTTGGAAACTTATATAATAATTCTATATCTCTACCACCGGCACAAACGTCACGTCCACAGTAATCTGTTACtacaataaaaatatgtaattgcAAATGCATTCATTACTGAAATAGGTATGACTTAGATAAGTATTTACATTAAAAACCTCAGTTACGTGTTTCCAGATaaattaacaatttatcaaaaaccatggcaattgtttttaaataactgtACCATGTCTAACATGTAACTAAAGCATTGCTAAAAACATAAATCCCTTAAAAAAAACACGTAGGATCCAAAATATTAACAAGAATTTGGGTTTACTTTTCTTGTGTTCTTTCTTCTACCGAAACTACGTGTGTATTATCATATGTAAAAGGCTTGTTACCCAAAACATATTATAAGCATATCACCATGATCATATGTTTATTGACGAATGCAATTTAAAAGCTTGGTATCAATAACTTATGACTAAATCATGACACAGTCACTTTATAAAACCAGCTGGTATGAACTAACTATCCCAGCATCACGACCAAAAAGTCcgaaaaaatcaagaaaaaaataacattttgaaagACGATTTAAAAAATAAGGCATTCATTTCGACAAAGAACTACATTCTTTTATCATACTTACGCTTCTTTTTTGGTATTCCATAAATTGTAGGCGTTCGGTAGCATGACCAGCAGGGACCAAATGTGATATTAGTCATTATCTTGTCAAATCTGGTATTGATGTTATCAATGTATGTTGTAGTATTCACAACAGAACGAACATACCGCAGAAATATGGCTCTGGTGGGAAAATGACCTGTCCATGAAGGATTATAATCACAGTCTAGAGTCTGTGGAAATAATTAATGTATCTTGTACTATCACGATTAACAAGTTGAGAAGTCATTTACgattaattagttatcaaaggtaccaggattataatttagtacgcctgacgcgagtttcgtctacataagactcatcagcgacgctaatatcaaaatatttatcaagccaaacaagtacaaagttgaagactaatctgacccttattttttttagAGAGGGTGTATTAACAAGACATTTATTGAGTCAGTCAGTTGAAATCAACCCTTCATAAATTGTATGGACGCTATTGCGACTCGATTGCAAATTGACCGGTAcagaatatccgtttcacagatgatattggatactGTATGTTCCTTGGGTTGTAATTACAATCCCCCTCCCATTTCACGAATGAGGCTAGGGTACAGAATaatactatttaccgggtttgtaataatatgagcaatacgacgggtgccacatgtggagaaggatctgcttgcccttccggagaacctgataTCATCCCCCGTCTTTTTGGttcgggttcgtgttgctttttgTCTGGTTTtctttgtgtactattgttcgtCTACAATGTATCTGTTTCCTTTTTGGTCatttgtcatggcgttgtcagtttttttttatctatgagtttgaacgtccctctggtgtcttttgCCACTCTTTTAGAGAGTAACccaacaaaataaattacaatatacaCCTGCAGTGATTCGTATTATTGTTTGTTCACCTAAGTAAACAGTTTCTGTAAATAAGACATGCCAATACCTAATTATGACTGTGTAATTAAAACCAGCAATACAAGCGCTGTTCAATTGCGTTTTGAGATTTTCGCTGTTCATGTATTGATATTGTGTCATGGGGAGATGTCCTATATCCTTTCTGTTGTATTGGTACATCATATTTATGAACAGATGTTgagttacaaaaataaaaattggtcaGAGTCTGAACTGATCAGAATGAGATGAAgtgaaattgtttttaaatatctaaCAACATGAGTTCCTCAGTTTGAATAAATGTGAAATAGAAAAAATcttcaaaactagaggctcttaagagcctgtgtcgctcaccttggtctatgtgcatacatgtattaaacaaaggacacagatggattcgtgacaaaattgtgttttgatgatggtgatgtgtttgtagatcttactttactgaacattcttgctaaaaattgactataaagggcaataactccttgaggggtcaactgaccatttaggtcatgttgacttatttgtagatcttactttgctgaacattattgctgttgacagtttatctctatctatactaatattcaacagcaaaatttctttaaaaattaccaattgtggggcagcaacccaacaacctattgtccaattcatctgaaaaatttcagagcagataaatattgactagataaacaatttaacccctttcagatttgctctaaatgctttggtttcagagttttaagccaaaatctacattttacccctatgttctatttttagccatggcatccatcttggttggttggccgggtcaccggacacatattttaaactagataatcTAATGAagatttatctctatctataatagtattcaagataataaccaaaaacggcaaaatttccttaaaattaacaattcatgggcagcaacttaacaacggattgtccgattcctctgaaaatttcagggcagatagatcttaacatattgaacaattttaccccacgtcagatttgctctaaatgctttggtttcagagttataagccaaaatctacattttaccccattgttctatttttagccatggcggccatcttcgttggttggccgagtcaccggacacattttttaaactagatattccaatgatgattgtggctaagtttggtaaaatttggcctagtagtttcagatgagaagatttttgtaaaagttaacagacgacgacggacgacggacgcaaagtgatgagaatagctcacttggcccttcggaccaggtgagctaaaaatgcatAATAGCATGTTTATGACTTATGAATGTAATGTATGTCCAATCTCCCTAACTAATTAGATACGCACAGCCACTTGCCCTACCAACATCACCATACCATCAGCCGGCTTATTCAAACCCGGCCAGAAATAAACTTCTAAtgttaaaatgatataaaataatgcATTTTTCTACACTTTGTATTGAATATTCTCGAGCTAGAAAACAAATAATGGAAGAGAAGAACACTTCTTAAGGCGAGAATGAAGACAGGCTGACAAGACAGTCGTCTGCGGAGGAATATTGTTTTTCACCTTCATTTTGCTTGTTGACTGTCTAATTGACACAAATTAAGTGCGGAGGAAACTTGTTTTTAGAATGACTGTGCATTTTTATCAAAGTGTGTTGATGAATCATAAACGTACTGGTATAGTTTTTAAATTAACCGAAGAAAGCTGTGacattattgtaaaaaaaaaaagtttacctCAATGTTTCTATTAATTATAGGATCTCCAGGGTAAATTTCTACTTT from Mytilus edulis chromosome 7, xbMytEdul2.2, whole genome shotgun sequence encodes the following:
- the LOC139481980 gene encoding uncharacterized protein isoform X2, which codes for MQSRIEVTVSLESILDCEYKVEIYPGDPIINRNIETLDCDYNPSWTGHFPTRAIFLRYVRSVVNTTTYIDNINTRFDKIMTNITFGPCWSCYRTPTIYGIPKKKLTDYCGRDVCAGGRDIELLYKFPNYITYGRCPPCRSIAFDVKDSAQICFKTHQYMFVWGTNVCNAKVKIDNNSVLILKDSLQKKWCLPWNLKDKRVEFTFGDDSSWGCRATVRCNVEIQVIPENKNTYICPIPTPKPKEWSSWTDDFDDTDWNSPSDDDDDESENQTLIIALIVSCTLIMMCGCFCKYKCKRSRNSEDSEPRQVLNMHYMQNSIYQRKADQPTASESSDEGPDISENIRDVRRFPDIETWAASFANDNSETVHDQQLQETIQDNSDLDSHPLASLSENIDDQEIDPPPSYEEVCRHYQPS